One part of the Bradyrhizobium sp. CB1650 genome encodes these proteins:
- a CDS encoding ABC transporter substrate-binding protein, with protein sequence MRVTGRMLFAVMIALASLGAMSQQHAEQSATDNEIRIGNVMPYSGPLSEFGAIGKAEAAYFDMINDRGGINGRKVRFITRDDNSDPASALELTRNLVEQDDVLLMFGSFGTPGNLATRRYLNERKIPQLFVASGDEELSRPNRFPWTMGWQPSYKAEGRIYANYIQAYYPHRKIVVLWQNDQFGRMVLKGIEEGLGDLNRLVLVDIAFDIADEHLEGHVSILKRAGADIFVFLGVPSTASKVIKLAASLNWHPVFIVNDASASIANAMAPAGLENSAGVISAAFLKDPSDPAWKDDPAMKDWFAFMDKYHHVESTNNSAALYGYAAAEALTQVLKQCGEDLSRENIMRQAASLRDYRPSVALPRIRMNTSPDSYLPIKQMRLVQFDGRSWQPFGDVIETAFTEGATR encoded by the coding sequence ATGCGCGTCACCGGCAGGATGCTGTTCGCTGTGATGATCGCCCTCGCCTCGCTGGGGGCGATGTCGCAGCAACATGCGGAGCAATCCGCCACCGACAACGAAATCCGCATCGGCAACGTCATGCCGTATTCGGGACCGCTCTCCGAATTCGGCGCGATCGGCAAGGCGGAAGCCGCCTATTTCGACATGATCAACGATCGTGGCGGCATCAACGGCCGCAAGGTCCGCTTCATCACGCGCGACGACAATTCCGATCCCGCGAGCGCGCTGGAGCTGACCCGCAATCTGGTCGAGCAGGACGACGTGCTGTTGATGTTCGGTTCGTTCGGCACACCCGGCAATCTCGCGACGCGCCGGTATCTCAATGAGCGGAAGATTCCGCAGCTTTTCGTTGCCTCCGGCGACGAGGAGCTGAGCCGGCCCAACCGGTTTCCCTGGACCATGGGCTGGCAGCCGTCCTACAAGGCCGAGGGACGCATCTACGCCAACTACATCCAGGCCTATTACCCGCATCGCAAGATCGTGGTGCTTTGGCAGAACGACCAGTTCGGGCGCATGGTCCTCAAGGGCATCGAGGAAGGTCTTGGCGATCTGAACCGTCTTGTCCTCGTCGACATCGCCTTCGACATCGCCGATGAGCATCTCGAAGGACACGTCTCGATCCTCAAGCGCGCGGGCGCCGATATTTTCGTCTTTCTCGGCGTGCCGTCGACGGCATCCAAGGTGATCAAGCTGGCGGCGTCACTCAACTGGCACCCGGTCTTCATCGTGAACGATGCCTCGGCCTCGATCGCCAATGCGATGGCGCCCGCAGGACTGGAGAATTCGGCCGGCGTGATCTCGGCGGCCTTTCTGAAGGATCCGAGCGATCCCGCATGGAAAGATGATCCTGCCATGAAGGACTGGTTTGCCTTCATGGACAAGTACCATCACGTAGAAAGTACGAACAACAGCGCTGCGCTCTATGGCTACGCCGCGGCCGAGGCGCTGACGCAGGTGCTGAAGCAATGCGGCGAGGACCTATCTCGCGAGAACATCATGCGTCAGGCGGCTTCGCTCAGGGACTATCGGCCCTCCGTCGCGTTGCCCCGTATCAGGATGAATACCTCGCCAGACAGCTATCTGCCGATCAAGCAAATGCGCCTTGTCCAGTTTGACGGCCGCTCCTGGCAACCATTCGGCGATGTGATCGAAACCGCATTCACGGAAGGCGCGACGCGATGA
- a CDS encoding alpha/beta hydrolase, producing the protein MKNCLAFFLLLMMTTASAHGPVPVRLQGSPDLVRVGLTDIDTSAGGAARLCEQVAFSRGLRYGESEQNVLDVATSQTKAAMPQPVLVFVAGDTFTGDNAAPDQSREVQDQAMCFAARNGMIGVRVNYRPAPAATWPTGATDVAAALSWLHQNIDLFNGDAREIVAVGYGAGAFHVASLLAHPELQADRADVAGVVLVSGIYRAGKDASDSEKAYFGTDASQYAKRSIFPGILTIDEPIVLAWAAGDPAHLVAQGEALKDALCAAGHCPRTTILHSRDGIASAFGLDGSGDSLAEPTLLLVRQLEARGLP; encoded by the coding sequence ATGAAGAATTGTCTCGCTTTTTTCCTTCTTCTGATGATGACGACGGCGTCCGCCCATGGCCCCGTGCCGGTGCGGCTGCAAGGCTCTCCCGATCTTGTGCGCGTGGGCCTCACCGATATCGACACCAGCGCCGGCGGCGCTGCCCGGCTGTGCGAGCAGGTCGCTTTCTCGCGCGGCCTGCGTTACGGCGAGAGCGAGCAGAACGTGCTTGATGTCGCCACCAGCCAGACCAAGGCGGCGATGCCGCAGCCGGTGCTGGTGTTCGTTGCCGGCGACACCTTCACCGGCGACAACGCCGCGCCGGACCAGTCGCGCGAGGTCCAGGATCAGGCAATGTGCTTTGCCGCGCGCAATGGCATGATCGGCGTGCGCGTGAACTATCGCCCCGCACCCGCGGCGACCTGGCCGACCGGCGCGACCGATGTGGCGGCGGCGCTGTCCTGGCTTCACCAGAACATCGACCTGTTCAACGGCGATGCCCGCGAGATCGTCGCGGTGGGCTATGGCGCCGGCGCCTTCCATGTCGCGAGCCTGCTCGCACATCCCGAGCTCCAGGCCGATCGGGCCGACGTCGCCGGCGTCGTGCTGGTGTCCGGGATCTATCGCGCCGGCAAGGACGCGAGCGACAGCGAAAAGGCCTATTTCGGCACCGATGCCAGCCAATATGCCAAGCGGTCGATCTTTCCCGGCATCCTCACCATCGATGAGCCGATCGTGCTGGCCTGGGCGGCAGGAGATCCCGCACATCTCGTCGCGCAAGGCGAAGCCCTGAAAGATGCGCTCTGCGCCGCCGGCCATTGCCCGCGCACCACGATCCTGCACAGCCGCGACGGCATCGCCTCCGCCTTCGGGCTCGACGGCTCCGGCGACAGCCTCGCCGAGCCGACGCTGCTGCTCGTGCGTCAACTCGAGGCGCGGGGCCTGCCATAG
- a CDS encoding DUF3606 domain-containing protein produces MADNKAKRSGADRALIALTEKYEVTYWSKKFKVTPAKLKYAVKKVGRSARKVEEYIKLQKHRAADKSRIALSEPYEVRYWSKKFKITPAKLKAAVAAAGHSSKKVAAYLAAQKAAKKKTARKTVRKATKRKKAT; encoded by the coding sequence ATGGCCGACAACAAGGCAAAGCGAAGCGGAGCGGATCGCGCGCTGATCGCGCTCACCGAGAAATACGAGGTCACCTACTGGTCGAAGAAGTTCAAGGTGACGCCGGCCAAGCTCAAATATGCCGTCAAGAAGGTCGGCCGTTCCGCCCGGAAGGTCGAGGAATACATCAAGCTCCAGAAGCATCGCGCCGCCGACAAGAGCCGGATCGCGCTGAGCGAACCCTATGAGGTCCGCTACTGGTCGAAGAAGTTCAAGATCACGCCAGCCAAGCTGAAGGCCGCGGTCGCCGCGGCCGGCCATTCCTCCAAGAAGGTCGCGGCCTATCTCGCCGCTCAGAAGGCGGCAAAGAAGAAGACAGCCAGGAAGACTGTCAGGAAGGCCACGAAGCGCAAGAAGGCGACCTGA
- a CDS encoding amidohydrolase family protein, whose protein sequence is MAGTRIDCDIHPAVGGTRTTLLPYLSDHWQEQVVSRAIDGLDLTSYPPSMPLTGRPDWRPANGAKPGSDLSMVQKGAFDQLGASHAILNVLYGAQAVFDAYMAADFCKAINDWIAAEWLARDSRLRASIVVPMQAPDLALEEIERRAGDNRFVSILVLAQGETLLGRRHYWPVYQLAEKYKLPLAIHAGTQYRYAPSSAGWPSHRYEYYFVEAQVFQAQILSLIYEGVFGKFPNLKVVLMESGVSWLPAFMWRANKTWRGVRVEVPWVEREPAAIIRDNFRVTMQPFDAPGDARSIEEIIDQIGSEKMFLFASDYPHWQFDGDDPIPPNLPKSLISKMCVDNPLETFSRLSLN, encoded by the coding sequence ATGGCGGGGACGCGGATCGACTGCGACATCCATCCGGCGGTTGGTGGCACGCGCACCACGCTACTTCCCTATCTCAGCGATCACTGGCAAGAGCAGGTGGTGAGTCGCGCCATCGACGGGCTCGACCTCACCAGCTATCCACCAAGCATGCCGCTGACAGGCCGCCCCGATTGGCGGCCGGCGAATGGCGCCAAGCCTGGTTCCGATCTCTCCATGGTGCAGAAGGGCGCGTTCGATCAGTTGGGCGCGAGCCACGCCATTCTCAACGTGCTCTATGGCGCCCAGGCCGTGTTCGACGCCTACATGGCCGCCGACTTCTGCAAGGCGATCAACGACTGGATCGCCGCCGAATGGCTCGCGCGCGATTCCCGCCTGCGCGCCTCCATCGTCGTGCCGATGCAGGCGCCGGATCTTGCGCTGGAAGAAATCGAGCGCCGCGCCGGCGATAATCGCTTCGTCTCCATTCTCGTGCTGGCGCAGGGCGAGACCCTGCTTGGCCGTCGTCATTACTGGCCGGTCTATCAGCTCGCGGAAAAATACAAGCTGCCGCTCGCGATCCATGCCGGTACGCAATATCGCTACGCGCCGAGCTCGGCCGGCTGGCCGTCGCACCGCTACGAATATTACTTCGTCGAGGCGCAGGTGTTTCAGGCGCAGATCCTGAGCCTGATCTATGAGGGCGTGTTCGGCAAGTTTCCGAACCTCAAGGTCGTGCTGATGGAGTCCGGCGTGAGCTGGCTGCCCGCCTTCATGTGGCGCGCCAACAAGACCTGGCGCGGCGTGCGCGTCGAGGTGCCCTGGGTCGAGCGCGAGCCGGCCGCGATCATCCGCGACAATTTCCGCGTCACCATGCAGCCGTTCGATGCGCCCGGCGATGCAAGGAGCATCGAGGAGATCATCGACCAGATCGGCTCGGAAAAGATGTTCCTGTTCGCGTCCGATTACCCGCACTGGCAGTTCGACGGTGACGACCCGATCCCGCCGAACCTGCCGAAGAGCCTCATCTCGAAGATGTGCGTCGACAATCCGCTGGAGACGTTTTCGCGGCTGTCGCTCAACTAG